In the Helianthus annuus cultivar XRQ/B chromosome 11, HanXRQr2.0-SUNRISE, whole genome shotgun sequence genome, one interval contains:
- the LOC110887811 gene encoding protein FAR1-RELATED SEQUENCE 5-like, whose translation MDMIFTSLDDCYSMYVTYAKACGFSVRKGTEKINDKGEKHIKYYMCMRAGVGSWKVYKFVEEHNHDLFERPDKHFLPTERHITQLQKHVIHNMSTLNLGPVKVFNVMKTCFGGFEDMGASKFEFKNYKRYAMVFVPFTGIDNHHCNVTFGAALLVSETTDTYIWLLRVFLKVVGS comes from the exons ATGGACATGATATTCACAAGCCTTGATGATTGTTATTCAATGTATGTTACGTATGCCAAGGCTTGTGGTTTTTCTGTCAGGAAAGGGACTGAAAAGATAAACGACAAAGGTGAAAAACATATTAAGTATTACATGTGTATGAGAGCTGGG GTTGGATCATGGAAGGTTTATAAGTTTGTTGAGGAGCACAACCATGATCTTTTTGAACGTCCTGATAAGCATTTTCTTCCAACTGAACGACACATCACTCAGCTCCAGAAGCATGTTATACACAATATGTCTACGTTGAATTTGGGTCCAGTTAAGgtgtttaatgttatgaagactTGTTTTGGCGGTTTTGAAGACATGGGTGCAAGTAAATTTGAATTTAAGAACTACAAGAG ATACGCTATGGTGTTTGTACCGTTCACTGGTATAGACAATCACCACTGCAATGTTACATTTGGTGCTGCATTATTGGTGTCAGAAACTACTGATACGTATATTTGGTTGTTGAGAGTTTTTCTAAAAGTTGTTGGTTCttaa